In the genome of Clupea harengus unplaced genomic scaffold, Ch_v2.0.2, whole genome shotgun sequence, the window AAAAGTTTGTACTGGATGCCACAACAACGAAGCTCAGTGTTATTCAGTGACATACAGCAAAATTGCTTTAGAAATATAAATCTACAGTAAAGATTCAGGCCTGTCAAACTCAacatctctctcatgtctcaAGAAACCTACCACGCTAGCACCTCAGTAAGTCAATTGAGGTTTTTCAATTGACTGTTGTTAGCATAGGGGTACTATTAAACCTGGAGTTGTTCAAGTACCCAGGAAGCAAAGATCCCCATCTTTACGTTATGGGTATTCCAAAAATCCAGGTGAAAAGTTAAACCTATGGTTCTATGTGAGATGAGTGATTGCGCAGAGAGAAGACATGAGGTGGACACCTGTGACTGGCTGATGATCATCATCCTCGATTGGCTCCTCGTACACTACAGTGTCCATGTCCTATGATATAGTGCCCGAAAAGATCAGTGGTGAGAAGATAAAAAGAAACTTACAATAAACCAATAAATAAAACCTAACGAATAACTTAATTTTGGACAAAATCTTCTGAATTAATAATTTTTCAAAGGGTCAAATTAAGACCTGCTTTTTTGGCAGCACAGCAGACTAAGGCCCAACCAAACCCCAGCCAAAACCCTGCCCCTGTAGGTGCTCCATACTGCCGGGAGTGCTCTAGACATCGGTGCTGACAGTGCGGCGGGCGACCACCTCATGCATGGTGACCCAGCGGATCAGGTTTAGCTTCCGGAAGCCATCGCCGTCTGAGTGCACATCAAAGTCATGCTGTGGCTGCTGGTAGCTAACTCTGTCCCCGCCGTTGCGGAGGCTTTCGTGTCTGTGCATGGAGTGAGGCAGGAGGCCTGTGCAAGATGGGCACAGGGCGTAACCCGGGGGCCTACGGACGCCTCGGAAGGGGTAACCACAGGGAAGACATGAGGGTCCGTTAGCCTCGAAATCACCTATTGTGAGTACGTGCTTGTTGCTGTAAGGCGGGGAGGGCGGCCCGGACGGGGGCCCAGACGGGGGCCCGGAGGGTGGCGGCGTGTAGGACCG includes:
- the LOC122131958 gene encoding protein FAM163B-like, producing MTAGTVVITGGLLAGFILLTIVSTLCYCRLQYYCCKREDPVVVEEEDSSSEEEVEEEEEPEEEETDLSLSPDHPSPPDYFTRSYTPPPSGPPSGPPSGPPSPPYSNKHVLTIGDFEANGPSCLPCGYPFRGVRRPPGYALCPSCTGLLPHSMHRHESLRNGGDRVSYQQPQHDFDVHSDGDGFRKLNLIRWVTMHEVVARRTVSTDV